ATTTCTGGGATATTTTGCAATCGAATATTGAAGAACTTCCCGACTATGTCGCGGAATATCGGCAGCGTGGCCTGATCGACGGGGAACGGGTTGGCGTTTGCGGCGCGTCACTTGGTGGAATGAGTGCGCTTGGGTGTATGGCGCGTTATCCGTGGATTACTGCGGTGGCAGCGTTTATGGGATCGGGCTATTTCTCTACGCTATCGTCCACGCTGTTTCCTCCGGTTCCTGTCGATAGTGAGGAAAATCAGGCGGTGTTGCAGACGTTAGCGAGCAAACTGGCTGATTATGATGTCACCACGCGTCTGGACGCGTTGTCCGATCGGCCGCTGCTGGTGTGGCACGGGGAAGCGGATGATGTCGTGCCTGCGGCAGAAAGCGCCCGTCTCTATCAGGCATTACAGGCACGCGATAAGCTGGCCAATCTGACGTATTTGACCGAGTCGGGTGTAGGGCATCGCATTACGCCAACGGCGCTGCAGGCGGGGGCTGATTTCTTCCGGCGGACGCTGTAATCCTGTCCTGATGGTTTAAACATCACCACGCAGAAAACTCCTGTGTTTCTTCCTTGTGTTCTTTAATCTCGGGCACTATACTTACGCGTCATTTTTTCAGCCGCACATACACACGTTCCTTGCCTCCACGGGCCGCGGTTGACCCAGACAGGAGGCTGAATAATCCGTAAGGAGCAATTCGATGCGTCATTACGAAATCGTATTTATGGTTCATCCTGACCAGAGCGAACAGGTTCCGGGCATGATCGAGCGCTACACTGCCACTATCACTGGTGCGCAGGGCACGATCCACCGTCTGGAAGACTGGGGCCGCCGTCAACTGGCTTACCCGATCAACAAACTGCACAAGGCACATTACGTTCTGCTGAACGTTGAAGCGCCGCAGGAAGCGATCGATGAGCTGGAAACAAACTTCCGCTTTAACGATGCCGTTATCCGCAGCATGGTTATGCGCGTTAAGCACGCGGTAACTGAAGCATCTCCAATGGTGAAAGCGAAAGACGAACGCCGTGAGCGTCGTGAAGATTTCGCTGAAGCTGGCGATGATGTGGATGCAGGGGATTCTGAAGAGTAATTGTTGTGGTGACGGTGAATCGTCTGGTGTTGTCCGGCACAGTGTGCAAGACGCCCATTCGTAAAGTCAGCCCGTCAGGCATTCCTCACTGTCAGTTTGTGCTTGAGCACCGCTCGACACAGGAGGAAGCCGGATTGAGTCGGCAAGCATGGTGTCGTATGCCCGTGATTGTCAGCGGACTCTCGTCACAAGCAGTTACCCACAGTATAACGGTCGGCACGCAACTTACCGTGCACGGGTTCATTAGCTGCCATCAAGGGCGCAATGGCTTGAGCAAGATAGTGTTACATGCCGAGCAGATTGAATTGATAGATTCTGGAGACTAGCCACATGGCACGTTATTTCCGTCGTCGCAAATTCTGCCGTTTCACCGCGGAAGGCGTTGTAGAGATTGATTATAAAGATATCGCTACGCTGAAAAACTATATCACTGAAAGCGGCAAGATTGTTCCGAGCCGTATCACCGGTACTCGTGCAAAATACCAGCGTCAGCTGGCCCGCGCTATCAAGCGTGCGCGTTACTTGTCTTTGTTGCCGTACACTGACCGTCATCAGTAATCGGCCACTGTCCATTAACGAGACTTTGAGAGGATAAAGTAATGCAAGTTATTCTGCTTGATAAAGTAGCAAACCTGGGCAGCCTGGGTGATCAGGTAAACGTTAAAGCGGGCTATGCTCGTAACTTCTTGGTTCCACAGGGCAAAGCTGTCCCAGCAACCAAGAAAAACGTGGAGTTCTTCGAAGCACGCCGTGCTGAACTGGAAGCCAAACTGGCTGACGTTCTGGCTGCTGCTGAAGCTCGCGCTGCTAAGATCAAAGAACTGGGTAGCGTTACCATCGCGTCTAAAGCAGGCGACGAAGGTAAACTGTTTGGTTCCATCGGTACTCGCGATATCGCTGATGCGGTAACGGCTGCCGGTGTTGACATTGCTAAGAGCGAAGTTCGCCTGCCGAACGGCGTCCTGCGTACTGTGGGTGAGCACGAAGTGAGCTTCCAGGTACACAGCGATGTCTTTGCTGCACTGAATGTCGTTGTTGTTGCTGGAGCGTAATTCACGTTTATCGTTGAATTAACACTTTAGTTAACATGTGAAACGCTGGCCTTGTGCCAGCGTTTTGCATTTTAGGGATCGGGAAATGACCTATCATTACCTACACCTAAAAGCAGGCCGGAGACCGCATGTCTGACTTGATTCATCTCATCCGTGTTTATGACGCGCACGCGCCTTTCTCTTCCCCCACTTTTCTGATTGACCGTCTGTGGCCGCGCGGTATCAGCAAATCACGTCTGGAGGGTGTTGAGTGGTTTAAAGATATCGCACCGAGCAGCAAGTTAAGGAAATGGTTTCACGCCGAGCCTGAACGCTGGGCGGAATTTGTAGATGATTATTGTAATGAGTTAACCCAGGGTACGGCGTGTGACAGGTTGCTAGCGTTACTTGAGCAGAAGCAGGCAATCACGCTGCTTTATGGCAGTAAAGATGCGCAGCACAACCATGCTATTGTCCTGCGCGATTTTCTATTGGAACGGCATGCTCGTTAGCGAGTACGAGTAAAAGCACCGCCTGCACCGCGGGTGAACCGAATCGTCTGGTTTGCCGTGGTTTCGATCTCCAGCTCTGCGACCATACCTTGTGCATTCAGCTGTAATTTGACTGCCTGACCCGCCCGTAAATTGCTGAGCGGCTTATCCCTGCCTTCCACCTGAGCCATCGCGAACACATCGCTGACTGGCAGATTGTTATCGCGAAAGAGCTGGGCCAGCGTTTGCCCCGAGGCGATCTCATACTGTCGCCACGGTGCTGATGACTGTGCTGGAGGTTCGGTGGCCGTAGGCTGATGTTGTGATGTTGAAGGCGGGTTTTCAATAATCACGGCCTGCATTGCCGCCTGATTATCTGCCTGCGTAAGGGGGACGAGCGTGGTACGGGTAGTCTGCGGGTGTTGGGCGCTGTAAGGCCAGAGCAGCACGACCAGCAGCAGTGCGATAGCGATTAAAATCCAGCGGCGATGGAGGAACGGCAGCGGTTCCATCCAGTGATAGCCATCGGGCAAATGCCAGACTTTTTGCAGTATGTTGCCAAGATGCTCGCGCAGAGAAGGAGAGGACAACTGTTCCTGCTCTTTGTGTTCCCCGTCGTTTTCTACGATTACAGCATGTGAGGGCTGCCGCTGGATGATTCGCTGGCAGAAGCGTACTAGCGTTTGATAATCCCAGGTGGTTTTCCGCTTCCTGGGCGCAATTCTGCCCATGGTGACCTCTCTTACTACGGTTTAATATAAAAACAGTTCAGTATAAAAAACAGCATCATATAAAAATGATGTCATTAACAACGCTATGCCAGTAACTAAAACTATGCCAGTAACTAGGCTACATCACTAGCCAGGCGGCGTCGGCATAAAAACCGTATTGGGATAATAATGCAATCCAGTATACCGATAATCCGCATAAGCTGACTAGTTAACGCGTTTACCTGCACTCAGGATTTTACCCCAATCCCCGTCGCTGTTATGCTGCGCTTTCAGTTTTTTACAGATTAAAAGGAACATCCATGACAACTCCTTCTTTTGATAGCGTCGAAGCGCAGGCAAGTTACGGCATCGGCTTACAAGTTGGTCAACAGTTACAGGAATCAGGTCTTGAAGGTCTGATCCCAGAAGCCCTGCTTGCTGGTCTACGTGACGCGCTGGAAGGTAATGCGCCAGCGGTGCCTGTGGATGTGGTTCATCGTGCGCTGCGTGAAATTCACGAACGTGCTGATGCGGTACGTCGCGATCGCCAACAGGTGCTGGCGGTAGAAGGCCAGCAGTTCCTGGCTGAAAACGCGCAGAAAGAAGGCGTGAACAGCACGGAATCGGGTCTGCAATTCCGCGTGTTGACGCAGGGTGAAGGTTCGATCCCGGCTCGTCAGGAT
This genomic interval from Pectobacterium aquaticum contains the following:
- the yjfP gene encoding esterase, whose amino-acid sequence is MVEMSLDKLGSGIETIHAAPAGKREQPLPTIFFFHGYTSSKEVYSYFGYALAQAGFRVILADAAMHGARYNGDEAHRLRHFWDILQSNIEELPDYVAEYRQRGLIDGERVGVCGASLGGMSALGCMARYPWITAVAAFMGSGYFSTLSSTLFPPVPVDSEENQAVLQTLASKLADYDVTTRLDALSDRPLLVWHGEADDVVPAAESARLYQALQARDKLANLTYLTESGVGHRITPTALQAGADFFRRTL
- the rpsF gene encoding 30S ribosomal protein S6 — encoded protein: MRHYEIVFMVHPDQSEQVPGMIERYTATITGAQGTIHRLEDWGRRQLAYPINKLHKAHYVLLNVEAPQEAIDELETNFRFNDAVIRSMVMRVKHAVTEASPMVKAKDERRERREDFAEAGDDVDAGDSEE
- the priB gene encoding primosomal replication protein N yields the protein MVTVNRLVLSGTVCKTPIRKVSPSGIPHCQFVLEHRSTQEEAGLSRQAWCRMPVIVSGLSSQAVTHSITVGTQLTVHGFISCHQGRNGLSKIVLHAEQIELIDSGD
- the rpsR gene encoding 30S ribosomal protein S18, producing the protein MARYFRRRKFCRFTAEGVVEIDYKDIATLKNYITESGKIVPSRITGTRAKYQRQLARAIKRARYLSLLPYTDRHQ
- the rplI gene encoding 50S ribosomal protein L9, producing MQVILLDKVANLGSLGDQVNVKAGYARNFLVPQGKAVPATKKNVEFFEARRAELEAKLADVLAAAEARAAKIKELGSVTIASKAGDEGKLFGSIGTRDIADAVTAAGVDIAKSEVRLPNGVLRTVGEHEVSFQVHSDVFAALNVVVVAGA
- a CDS encoding DUF488 domain-containing protein; protein product: MSDLIHLIRVYDAHAPFSSPTFLIDRLWPRGISKSRLEGVEWFKDIAPSSKLRKWFHAEPERWAEFVDDYCNELTQGTACDRLLALLEQKQAITLLYGSKDAQHNHAIVLRDFLLERHAR
- a CDS encoding LysM-like peptidoglycan-binding domain-containing protein translates to MGRIAPRKRKTTWDYQTLVRFCQRIIQRQPSHAVIVENDGEHKEQEQLSSPSLREHLGNILQKVWHLPDGYHWMEPLPFLHRRWILIAIALLLVVLLWPYSAQHPQTTRTTLVPLTQADNQAAMQAVIIENPPSTSQHQPTATEPPAQSSAPWRQYEIASGQTLAQLFRDNNLPVSDVFAMAQVEGRDKPLSNLRAGQAVKLQLNAQGMVAELEIETTANQTIRFTRGAGGAFTRTR
- the fklB gene encoding FKBP-type peptidyl-prolyl cis-trans isomerase, with amino-acid sequence MTTPSFDSVEAQASYGIGLQVGQQLQESGLEGLIPEALLAGLRDALEGNAPAVPVDVVHRALREIHERADAVRRDRQQVLAVEGQQFLAENAQKEGVNSTESGLQFRVLTQGEGSIPARQDRVRVHYTGRLIDGSVFDSSVQRGQPAEFPVSGVIPGWIEALTLMPVGSKWELYIPHNLAYGERGAGASIPPFSALIFEVELLEIL